One Nicotiana sylvestris chromosome 12, ASM39365v2, whole genome shotgun sequence genomic window carries:
- the LOC104218384 gene encoding enoyl-[acyl-carrier-protein] reductase [NADH] 2, chloroplastic-like isoform X1, with protein sequence MIPLLLFWSTDLLEMAANTNPGLQIRATEQCISASCNISNLSSISFSFERKRKSCTDFRGSSYISLSKPIDSSKLAPIKFEKMVTKAMSGAREQVPVSGLPIDLRGKRAFIAGIADDNGYGWAIAKSLAAAGAEILVGTWVPALNIFETSLRRGKFDDSRVLPDGSLMEITKVYPLDAVFDSPEDVPEDVKTNKRYAGSSKWTVKEVAECVKQDFGTIDILVHSLANGPEVSKPLSETSRKGYLAAVSASSYSFISLLRHFLPIINPGGATISLTYVASERIIPGYGGGMSSAKAALESDTRVLAFEAGRKHKVRVNTISAGPLGSRAAKAIGFIDMMINYSLENAPLQKELYAEEVGNTAAFLASPLASAITGATVYVDNGLNAMGVGVDSPAFSGLNIPTDNKS encoded by the exons TTTCAAATTTGAGCAGTATAAGTTTCAGTTTTGAACGTAAAAGAAAATCTTGTACAGATTTTAGAGGATCATCTTACATCTCGCTCAGCAAGCCAATTGATAGCTCCAAATTGGCTCCTATAAAATTTGAAAAGATGGTTACAAAAGCTATGTCTGGAGCACGTGAACAAGTGCCAGTTTCAGGATTACCTATCGATTTGAGAG GTAAGAGGGCATTTATTGCAGGCATAGCAGATGATAATGGGTATGGATGGGCAATAGCAAAGTCTCTTGCAGCTGCAGGGGCTGAAATTCTTGTTGGTACATGGGTCCCT GCATTGAACATTTTCGAAACCAGTCTGCGGCGGGGGAAGTTTGATGATTCACGAGT GTTGCCAGATGGATCATTGATGGAAATTACAAAGGTTTACCCTCTGGATGCAGTTTTTGACAGTCCAGAAGATGTTCCTGAGGAT GTCAAAACAAACAAACGTTATGCTGGATCCTCAAAATGGACTGTCAAG GAAGTTGCAGAATGTGTTAAACAAGATTTTGGCACTATTGACATCCTTGTACATTCACTTGCAAATGGTCCAGAG GTTAGCAAACCTCTGTCAGAGACATCAAGAAAAGGATACCTTGCAGCTGTATCTGCCTCCAGTTATTCCTTTATATCTCTACTGAGGCATTTTCTTCCCATAATAAATCCAG GCGGTGCCACAATCTCTCTAACGTATGTTGCTTCTGAAAGGATTATCCCTGG ATATGGAGGCGGTATGAGTTCAGCAAAAGCTGCTTTGGAGAGTGACACAAGA GTCCTGGCATTTGAAGCTGGAAGAAAGCACAAAGTCAGAGTGAACACGATATCTGCAG GTCCACTGGGAAGTCGTGCAGCAAAAGCTATTGGCTTTATTGACATGATGATAAATTACTCATTGGAGAATGCTCCTTTGCAAAAAGAGTTATATGCCG AGGAGGTCGGAAACACTGCTGCTTTTCTGGCATCTCCTTTGGCTTCAGCAATTACTGGTGCCACCGTGTATGTTGACAATGGTCTGAATGCAATGGGAGTTGGAGTTGACAGCCCAGCTTTTTCGGGTCTCAATATCCCAACGGATAATAAGAGTTAG
- the LOC104218384 gene encoding enoyl-[acyl-carrier-protein] reductase [NADH] 2, chloroplastic-like isoform X2, with translation MAANTNPGLQIRATEQCISASCNISNLSSISFSFERKRKSCTDFRGSSYISLSKPIDSSKLAPIKFEKMVTKAMSGAREQVPVSGLPIDLRGKRAFIAGIADDNGYGWAIAKSLAAAGAEILVGTWVPALNIFETSLRRGKFDDSRVLPDGSLMEITKVYPLDAVFDSPEDVPEDVKTNKRYAGSSKWTVKEVAECVKQDFGTIDILVHSLANGPEVSKPLSETSRKGYLAAVSASSYSFISLLRHFLPIINPGGATISLTYVASERIIPGYGGGMSSAKAALESDTRVLAFEAGRKHKVRVNTISAGPLGSRAAKAIGFIDMMINYSLENAPLQKELYAEEVGNTAAFLASPLASAITGATVYVDNGLNAMGVGVDSPAFSGLNIPTDNKS, from the exons TTTCAAATTTGAGCAGTATAAGTTTCAGTTTTGAACGTAAAAGAAAATCTTGTACAGATTTTAGAGGATCATCTTACATCTCGCTCAGCAAGCCAATTGATAGCTCCAAATTGGCTCCTATAAAATTTGAAAAGATGGTTACAAAAGCTATGTCTGGAGCACGTGAACAAGTGCCAGTTTCAGGATTACCTATCGATTTGAGAG GTAAGAGGGCATTTATTGCAGGCATAGCAGATGATAATGGGTATGGATGGGCAATAGCAAAGTCTCTTGCAGCTGCAGGGGCTGAAATTCTTGTTGGTACATGGGTCCCT GCATTGAACATTTTCGAAACCAGTCTGCGGCGGGGGAAGTTTGATGATTCACGAGT GTTGCCAGATGGATCATTGATGGAAATTACAAAGGTTTACCCTCTGGATGCAGTTTTTGACAGTCCAGAAGATGTTCCTGAGGAT GTCAAAACAAACAAACGTTATGCTGGATCCTCAAAATGGACTGTCAAG GAAGTTGCAGAATGTGTTAAACAAGATTTTGGCACTATTGACATCCTTGTACATTCACTTGCAAATGGTCCAGAG GTTAGCAAACCTCTGTCAGAGACATCAAGAAAAGGATACCTTGCAGCTGTATCTGCCTCCAGTTATTCCTTTATATCTCTACTGAGGCATTTTCTTCCCATAATAAATCCAG GCGGTGCCACAATCTCTCTAACGTATGTTGCTTCTGAAAGGATTATCCCTGG ATATGGAGGCGGTATGAGTTCAGCAAAAGCTGCTTTGGAGAGTGACACAAGA GTCCTGGCATTTGAAGCTGGAAGAAAGCACAAAGTCAGAGTGAACACGATATCTGCAG GTCCACTGGGAAGTCGTGCAGCAAAAGCTATTGGCTTTATTGACATGATGATAAATTACTCATTGGAGAATGCTCCTTTGCAAAAAGAGTTATATGCCG AGGAGGTCGGAAACACTGCTGCTTTTCTGGCATCTCCTTTGGCTTCAGCAATTACTGGTGCCACCGTGTATGTTGACAATGGTCTGAATGCAATGGGAGTTGGAGTTGACAGCCCAGCTTTTTCGGGTCTCAATATCCCAACGGATAATAAGAGTTAG